DNA from Clostridia bacterium:
GGGCACCCGGTGCATCTTTGCCGGGTAATGAACGGTTCTGTGGCAGCCGGTGACACGGTCAGGCTCGAGGTAGCCGGCAATAGGAGACAAGCCATTGCTCGTAACCATTCCGCTACCCACCTCCTGCACCAAGCCTTGAAAAATGTTTTGGGCAGCCATGTGCACCAGGCCGGCTCCCTGGTAGAGGCCGACCGGTTAAGATTTGATTTCACTCATTTTGAAGCGCCCACGGAAGAACAGCTGCGCGCGGTAGAAAGGCAGGTCAACGAGCAGATTCTAAACAACTTGCCGGTTGAAACCTTTGAAATGAGCTATGATGAGGCCAGGAGTGTGGGGGCCATTGCCCTCTTCGGTGAGAAATATGGTGAACAGGTGCGCGTCGTTAAAATGGGCGATTTTAGTAAGGAATTGTGCGGGGGTACCCACGTGCCGCAAACCGGTGTCATCGGCTCCTTCAAGATTTTGAGTGAAACCGGTGTCGGGGCGGGTCTAAGACGAATTGAAGCGGTAACCGGCACGGCTGCCTTGGATTTCTATGAACAACAATCAGACCTTTTGAGTCAAATCACGAGCCTGCTCAAAACGCCGGCTAACCAGGTAGTGAACAAAATCCAAGGTCTTTTGCAGGAGTTGAAGGACAAGGACAGGGAAATCGAACAGCTCAACCAAAAAATAGCCCGCTATCAAGTGGAGGAGTTGTTGCATCAAAAACAAACGGTAGCCGGAGCCGCGGTGCTGGCCGTGAAGGTGCAGGCATCCGATATGGAAGGGCTTAGAACCATGGCGGATTTATTAAGACAAAAGCTGGGATCCGGCGTGGTAGTCCTAGGTGCCGTTATGGATGACAAGGTTAACTTTGTGGCGGCGGCAACTAAGGATTTGTTGCCGAGAGGGATTCATGCCGGCTTGATCGTCAAAGAAGTAGCCAAAGTAACCCTGGGGGGCGGGGGCGGCCGGCCGGATATGGCCCAGGCGGGAGGCAAGGACCCGTCCAAGCTGGACGAAGCTTTAAGTAAGGTAGTTGATATCGTGAAAGAGCAGCTTAAATAGCTCCGCCTGCTGGGAAAATTTTGTGGTAAAGTCTTTCCTCAAGCAGGGATTGGCCTGGTAGTAGCGAATGTACACATTAGGGCTTGGTAGATGGTGGAGGTGGGATGATGACTAAAGGTAACCTGGAGCAGACGATGATGTTTAGAGTGAACAAGGAAGATCTACCGGAAGCCAAAGAAGTACTCATGGCCGTGTATCAGGCGCTGCAGGAAAAGGGGTACAACCCTATTAACCAGCTTGTGGGATACCTTTTGTCCGGTGATCCCGCTTACATTACCAGTCACAATAACGCCCGTAACCTGATCAGGAAATTGGAGAGAGATGAACTGCTGGAGGAACTATTACGCCATTATTTGAAAATAGAGTAAGCAGTTAAACCTCATACAGTTTTGTATGAGGTTTTTCCCTGCTTAGGGCGAGGTATGTGGTATGAGAATTATGGGACTTGACATCGGAGATAAAACCATCGGAGTGGCCGTGAGCGATCCTTTAGGGTTGACGGCCCAGGGAGTTACCGTCATTAAACGGTCTGGCCCGGAGGAAGATTTGCGCCGGTTGGCCCAACTGATCGAAGAGTATGAAGTGGAACTGGTCGTCCTGGGATTGCCGAAAAACATGAACGGCACTCTTGGGCCACAAGGGGAAAAGGTACTGGCTTTCCGGGACATACTGGAAAAAGAGTTACAGATTCCGACGGTATTACAAGACGAAAGATGGTCAACAATAGAAGCAGAGCGCCTTTTGCTTCATGCAGACGTTAGTCGTGCCAAGCGGAAAAAAGTCATCGACAAGATGGCCGCCGGTGTCATTTTGCAAAGCTATTTGGACAGTCGTTACCATAGCCGTCACAACCAGGATTAGTTTGACAGGACATCTTTTACGCGGTAAGATAAGGTATGTATTTTTTGAAAGGGTGGATGCCATGACTGAAACACATGATAACATTATTGAACTGGTGGATGAGGAAGGGAATGTCTTCAGCTTTACGTTGATTGAAGCCTTTGAAGTGGAAGGAAAAAGATATGCGGTCTTGATCCCCAATGATGAGGATACCGGTGAGGCATTAGTGCTGAAAATAGAAGTTGATGAGAACGGGGAAGAATGCCTCTATGAAATCACCGATGACGAGGAATGGGACACCGTAATGCAAGTTTGGGAAGCTTTGATGGACGAGTAGGACCGGCCGCCCTTGGGCGGCTTTTGTTTTTCTCCCGGTTGGTTGTGGAAATATTGCCTAAACGCTATAATAATTGTATTAATTGTTTTCTATAAGGGGAATCTGCGTTGGATACTCGTCAGAATTTGGCGACGGCGGAAATGGGCACCCGGGCCCGCCGGAGGCGTACCGGGGAGAGAGCCAAGGGGAATAGGGTGAAACGGCTGGTTGTGCTTTTAGTTTTTCTGACGGTTTTATGTATTTTACCATTTCCGCTGATGAACTACTACCTCAAACCTTATGCTGCCGAATCCCGACCGGTGGAAGTGGAAATACCCATGGGCAGCAGTCCTTATGCGGTGGCCCAGATACTGGCTGATAAAAAAGTGATCCGCCATCCCAAAGTCTTTTATTACTATACCAGGTTAAAAGGGATCAGTCCTCAATTTAAGGCAGGAACCTATACTTTGGACGCTGCCTGGCCCATGGAGCAGATTGCTGTAGCTTTAACGCGGGGGGGCCGGGGAGCGGTGGTCACGGTCACCATCCCAGAAGGTTTTGACTTGGAGCAGATTGCGGCCAGGATCGCCGCGGCGAATCTGGTGAGCCGCGAGGAATTCCTTCAGGCGGCAGCCCACGGGGAATTTCACTATGAGTTTTTGAACGGAGTACCCGAGGGTGACAAGCGGCTGGAGGGTTTCTTGTTCCCGGATACGTACCAGTTCGCTGCCGGTGCCACCGCCGAAGAGATTATCCACAAGATGCTGAAGCGCTTCGGCGAGGTTTATCATGAAGATTATCGCCGGCGGGCCCAAGAGCTGGGTTTATCGACGCTGGAAGTGGTGACGATGGCCTCCCTGGTGGAAAAGGAAGCGAAACTGGATGAGGAAAGAGCAATGATTGCCGGGGTCTTTTACAATAGGTTGAAAAAGAACTGGAAATTGGAATCCTGTGCTACAGTACAGTACCTGTTGGATGAGCCGAAGGAAGTGCTTTTGTATGAAGACCTGGAGATTGATTCGCCTTACAATACCTACAAGTACTACGGGCTGCCTCCCGGACCCATTGCCTCTCCCGGCAGGGCGTCCTTAGAAGCGGCTTTATATCCGGCAGAGGTGGATTACATGTTTTTCAGGGCAAATCCTGACGGTTCCCATGTCTTTTCCCGGACCTTGGCAGAGCATAACAGAGCCGGAGCCTCAAAATAATAAGTTAAGGATATTTGTGCTCGCAGGTGGAGGCAACATGCAATGACCAAGCCTGAAATCCTTGCCCCGGCAGGGAACTTGGAAAAACTGAAAATCGCCGTTATATATGGTGCTGACGCCGTTTATTTAGGAGGAGAGCGGTACAGCCTAAGAGCCGCTGCGGGAAACTTTTCCTTAGGGGAAATGGCTGAGGGAATCCGGTTTGCGCACCAGCACGGCAGGAAAGTTTATGTGACCGTGAACATCCTGGCCCACAACCGGGACCTGGGAGGATTACCCGGTTATTTAAGAGAACTGGCGGCCCTTAAAGCAGATGGGGTAATTATATCTGATCCCGGCCTGGTGGCATTAGCCAGGGCAACGGTGCCCGAGCTTCCGATTCATTTGAGTACCCAGGCCAATACCACCAATTGGGCCAGTGCCCGCTTTTGGCAGGAGCAGGGGGTTAAGAGGATCGTCCTGGCGCGGGAACTGTCTTTCCAAGAGATAATGGAGATAAGAGAAAAGACCCAGGTGGAGCTGGAAGCTTTTGTGCACGGTGCCATGTGCATGGCTTATTCCGGCCGGTGCTTGTTGAGCAGCTACCTGACCGGGCGCAGTGCCAACAGGGGTGCTTGTACCCATCCTTGCCGCTGGCGCTATCATTTGGTAGAAGAGACTCGTCCCGGGCAGTACATGCCCATCGAGGAGGATGAGCGAGGCACTTATATTCTCAGCCCCAGGGATTTGTGTATGATTTCCCACGTTCCCGCGCTGGTGAGGGCCGGGTTAGACAGTTGGAAAATAGAAGGCCGGATGAAAAGCATTCATTACCTGGCGACTGTGGTTAAAACCTACCGGGAGGCCCTGGACCTTTTTTGGGAAAACCCGGACAGTTACAGTTTCCGGGAAGATTGGCTGTTGGAGCTGCAGAAAGTCTCGGACCGGGGTTTTACGACGGGGTTTTATTTTGGTCCTCCCCATGGTGACCGGGAAACGCCTGCCGGGCGTGTTCCGCTGCCGGTGCAATTCGTGGGGCTGGTCCTGGAACACCCGTATCCCGATTTGGCCCTGGTGGAACAGAGAAACCGTTTTGCCGTGGGTGACACCTTGGAAGTACTTTCACCTCAGGGGGCCCCATTTACCTTTCGCTTGGAAAAGCTATATGATGAATCCGGAGCTCCCCTGGATGCGGCACCCCATGCCCAGCAAAAAGTATATCTGGAAGTACCGGAAAGGATCACGCCATACTCCATCCTCCGCCGCCGGGTTGAGGGTGATTAGTCCCGCCGGCAAGCCATCTCCGGCACTGGTTGACTAGAGGTGGCTTCTTTTTTTTTTAAGTATGATGTATACATAACTGGCCGGGGTTTTCAAGCAAAGGGTCATCTATTATAATTAACTAACACAATGACAGGCGGGGGGATAAAGGTGGATCATAAAGGGGACGCGTTGCTGACCAAGTACCTCCAGGTATTAGGCAAATCCGCCGGTAAAGAAATGGAAAATATCAGAGCGAAGATGGGCTGGTCTTTGGCCGAAGATTTATGGGGAAGTCTGGAAACTGAGCCTAAGACCGTTGAGCAATTAATTGCTTTCTTAAATTACAGACTGCAGGCGGAGTTTCCTTTTTGCGAAAGGCTTGAACTGAAAGAAGCCTCACCGGTGGATATTACGGTGATGGTTCATGGATGTGCCTTCAAGAAAGCGAACCTGGATTTAGTGCAGCACCATCGGCAAAACTTGTGCCCGGTAGATCCCTTCTTGATATTTTTCTTGAATCGAAGCTTCAGCCAGAATTGCTGGTTGGTGGATAATGCTTTTACGGAAGATGGCTGCATCATGAAGTTTTCTTTAAGCAAAAGCTGCGCCCTTAAGTAGGGGTAACGGTCATGAGAGGCTGCATGGGCAGCCTTTTTGTTAACCGTTCTTTTCGCAAATATATATTGACAGCAATTTGTTTAAAAAGTATAATAAAAAAACAACCGGGAGCATAATTTGCTTGCATCATTACACTGGAAAGGAGAAAAGCCATGACACGGGTGAAATTTTCGGAGGCAGCCATTAATTACATCAAGAGTAAAACTGATACGGTTACATTACTGGTGGCCTCGGTAGGGGGATGAGCAGGTTCCTGTCAAATGCCTGCCGTGTTCGCAGGCAAGCCGGATAATGTGAAATCTTATGAATACACGCAGGTGGACGGCTTAAATGTTTATATAGACAAAACCGTTCCGGTCCATCCGGAGGGGTTACAAGTGGACCTAAAAGGTTTCGGCTTGTTCAAGAGATTGGTCGTGGATGGGTTCATGGTTTAGTTTTTCTGCGATATAATATAATAGCGCGGTGGGGCAACATGGACCATATGCTGTCCCACTTTATGTTTAACAGGGGGGTTGTTTATGAAAAAGCGGCTAACCATTATCTTGGTCGCAGCGATCCTGATAGCCGGGGTGACGGCCTTCC
Protein-coding regions in this window:
- a CDS encoding IreB family regulatory phosphoprotein, producing MTKGNLEQTMMFRVNKEDLPEAKEVLMAVYQALQEKGYNPINQLVGYLLSGDPAYITSHNNARNLIRKLERDELLEELLRHYLKIE
- the ruvX gene encoding Holliday junction resolvase RuvX codes for the protein MRIMGLDIGDKTIGVAVSDPLGLTAQGVTVIKRSGPEEDLRRLAQLIEEYEVELVVLGLPKNMNGTLGPQGEKVLAFRDILEKELQIPTVLQDERWSTIEAERLLLHADVSRAKRKKVIDKMAAGVILQSYLDSRYHSRHNQD
- a CDS encoding DUF1292 domain-containing protein — its product is MTETHDNIIELVDEEGNVFSFTLIEAFEVEGKRYAVLIPNDEDTGEALVLKIEVDENGEECLYEITDDEEWDTVMQVWEALMDE
- the mltG gene encoding endolytic transglycosylase MltG, translating into MDTRQNLATAEMGTRARRRRTGERAKGNRVKRLVVLLVFLTVLCILPFPLMNYYLKPYAAESRPVEVEIPMGSSPYAVAQILADKKVIRHPKVFYYYTRLKGISPQFKAGTYTLDAAWPMEQIAVALTRGGRGAVVTVTIPEGFDLEQIAARIAAANLVSREEFLQAAAHGEFHYEFLNGVPEGDKRLEGFLFPDTYQFAAGATAEEIIHKMLKRFGEVYHEDYRRRAQELGLSTLEVVTMASLVEKEAKLDEERAMIAGVFYNRLKKNWKLESCATVQYLLDEPKEVLLYEDLEIDSPYNTYKYYGLPPGPIASPGRASLEAALYPAEVDYMFFRANPDGSHVFSRTLAEHNRAGASK
- a CDS encoding U32 family peptidase; translation: MTKPEILAPAGNLEKLKIAVIYGADAVYLGGERYSLRAAAGNFSLGEMAEGIRFAHQHGRKVYVTVNILAHNRDLGGLPGYLRELAALKADGVIISDPGLVALARATVPELPIHLSTQANTTNWASARFWQEQGVKRIVLARELSFQEIMEIREKTQVELEAFVHGAMCMAYSGRCLLSSYLTGRSANRGACTHPCRWRYHLVEETRPGQYMPIEEDERGTYILSPRDLCMISHVPALVRAGLDSWKIEGRMKSIHYLATVVKTYREALDLFWENPDSYSFREDWLLELQKVSDRGFTTGFYFGPPHGDRETPAGRVPLPVQFVGLVLEHPYPDLALVEQRNRFAVGDTLEVLSPQGAPFTFRLEKLYDESGAPLDAAPHAQQKVYLEVPERITPYSILRRRVEGD